The following are encoded together in the Pectobacterium wasabiae CFBP 3304 genome:
- a CDS encoding DUF4304 domain-containing protein, whose product MVGEIMNIKLINDFLTLNGFSKDNDINFFRVNNGFLNCINFQKITTGDVFFINLGVHPIFDQKDNPLPFKREIDCYIRTRLSTDKRLSVELFNSSEGISFVINEIEEKAWRFFDLFSSTNDVFSCLSINDIKNKNIPDKFNGVTVTRLVSMCVNYHLFNNNVSMAHDFANYGVCISGMAIGERKKFKQILKDIEKYLLP is encoded by the coding sequence ATGGTCGGTGAAATAATGAATATTAAATTAATAAATGATTTCCTTACTTTAAATGGGTTCTCTAAAGATAATGATATTAATTTTTTCAGAGTGAATAATGGTTTTTTAAATTGCATTAATTTTCAAAAAATAACTACAGGAGATGTTTTTTTTATAAACTTGGGTGTTCATCCTATTTTTGACCAGAAAGACAACCCACTGCCTTTTAAAAGAGAGATTGATTGTTATATTCGTACTCGTTTGTCTACGGATAAGAGATTAAGTGTTGAGTTATTCAATTCATCAGAAGGGATCTCATTCGTTATTAATGAAATAGAAGAAAAAGCTTGGCGTTTTTTTGATCTTTTTAGTTCTACTAATGATGTATTCTCTTGCTTAAGCATCAATGATATTAAAAATAAAAATATTCCTGATAAATTTAATGGTGTTACCGTTACTCGATTAGTATCGATGTGTGTTAATTACCATCTTTTCAACAATAATGTAAGTATGGCTCATGATTTTGCAAACTATGGTGTATGTATCTCAGGGATGGCTATAGGAGAAAGGAAAAAGTTCAAACAGATTTTAAAAGATATTGAAAAATATTTATTACCTTAG
- a CDS encoding barstar family protein — protein MSLHFFQTDRFTGLVNRYKNHGYVTISANFNQAKSIYDVFDEIKASLPLDPPLYSLCNFDAFSDSLFGGLDSLGEHKICVFLVDLKSALKNDDVNYSLILEVLSDNVSYLKTEGVQVFFFIS, from the coding sequence ATGTCTTTGCATTTTTTCCAAACAGATAGGTTTACTGGGCTAGTCAATAGGTATAAAAATCACGGGTATGTGACGATTAGCGCCAATTTTAATCAGGCGAAAAGCATCTATGATGTATTTGATGAAATAAAAGCATCTCTGCCTTTGGATCCTCCCCTGTATAGCCTATGTAATTTTGATGCTTTTTCTGATTCCCTTTTTGGGGGATTGGATTCTCTCGGGGAGCATAAAATATGTGTTTTCCTTGTGGATCTAAAAAGTGCTCTTAAAAATGACGATGTAAATTATAGCCTTATCCTAGAGGTTCTTTCTGATAACGTTTCTTACCTTAAGACTGAAGGAGTGCAAGTTTTTTTCTTTATTAGTTGA
- the pvcA gene encoding L-tyrosine isonitrile synthase yields MDIINNELVSSLILSELIQYRRRFTHSTKSISEEEALVTQVQLPRIRAFVDENSRIELILPAFPVKSPSPYKVLGRKPDMAERLSLIFLNSLCQRIQLYYPPGAHIRICSDGHVFGDLIGTSDETINAYQHEIENLLHELGAAHLSVFNLKDVENMAALTADYDHLRQRLVEDYAESEEEVKSQLMQNEEGLQLYRSITRFLYEDSLRPDYTGSNAALQKDAKKRACGVIQRSWAWGNLLAENFPDAIRLSIHPQPSDSLKLGIHMMPTKDDWLTPWHGVAANVNGQFVLMKNTDAQQLAGEVVEIRGTPSYYVVKQHDMA; encoded by the coding sequence TTGGATATAATAAACAATGAATTAGTTTCATCGCTAATACTAAGTGAGTTAATTCAATACCGGCGTAGATTTACTCACTCGACGAAATCGATTAGCGAAGAAGAGGCTTTAGTAACTCAGGTTCAATTACCCAGAATTCGTGCTTTTGTTGATGAAAATAGCCGTATTGAACTTATTTTACCTGCGTTCCCTGTAAAATCTCCTAGCCCTTATAAGGTCCTAGGCAGAAAACCGGATATGGCAGAACGTTTGTCCCTGATATTCCTAAATTCATTATGCCAACGCATTCAGCTTTATTATCCACCTGGTGCTCATATTCGTATTTGCTCCGACGGGCATGTGTTTGGCGATCTAATTGGAACCAGTGACGAAACCATTAATGCCTATCAGCATGAGATTGAAAATTTACTGCATGAACTGGGTGCTGCTCATCTCAGTGTTTTTAATCTTAAGGATGTAGAGAATATGGCCGCGCTCACCGCTGATTACGATCATCTTCGCCAGCGGTTGGTTGAGGATTATGCTGAATCAGAAGAGGAGGTTAAATCGCAACTCATGCAGAACGAAGAAGGCTTGCAGCTTTATCGTTCAATCACCCGCTTTCTCTATGAAGATAGCCTGCGACCAGACTATACCGGCTCTAACGCTGCGTTACAGAAGGATGCCAAAAAACGTGCGTGTGGCGTTATTCAACGTAGCTGGGCGTGGGGCAACCTGCTCGCTGAAAATTTCCCAGACGCTATTCGTCTATCTATTCACCCCCAGCCTTCGGACAGCCTGAAACTGGGTATTCATATGATGCCCACTAAGGACGATTGGTTGACGCCCTGGCATGGTGTCGCCGCCAATGTTAATGGCCAGTTCGTGCTCATGAAGAATACCGATGCACAGCAGTTGGCTGGTGAAGTCGTGGAGATCCGCGGTACGCCGAGTTATTACGTCGTTAAGCAGCATGATATGGCGTAA
- a CDS encoding TauD/TfdA dioxygenase family protein: MMENSMNCRIELLSPFGALLTPVEAEQSIVTLPIDTLRQLAREHHLLVLRGFSSGFSDPETLTEYAGHWGEIMMWPFGAILDVKEHAGTKDHIFDNSYVPLHWDGMYKPTIPEFQLFHCVSAPGQDQGGRTTFVDTTRLLAETDAQLVDEWRRVSITYRIKAVVHYGGEVTSPLIIPHPNGVGEIMRYNELPTEGERFLNQHALEYHNVTPEAQSAFSQTLRQHLYDPRYYYAHKWLQSDVVIADNFSLLHGREAFTAHSARHLQRVHIQGTPVCVNTCIDNAA, translated from the coding sequence ATGATGGAGAATAGTATGAACTGTCGCATTGAACTGCTTTCCCCTTTTGGTGCGTTGTTGACGCCTGTTGAAGCGGAGCAGAGCATCGTCACGCTGCCAATCGATACACTGCGTCAACTCGCTCGAGAGCATCATCTTCTGGTATTACGCGGGTTTTCTTCTGGTTTTTCCGATCCTGAAACGTTGACCGAGTATGCTGGCCACTGGGGGGAAATCATGATGTGGCCTTTCGGGGCGATACTGGATGTGAAGGAGCATGCGGGTACCAAAGATCATATCTTTGATAATAGCTATGTGCCGCTACACTGGGATGGAATGTACAAACCCACTATCCCCGAATTTCAACTGTTCCACTGCGTTTCTGCGCCGGGGCAGGATCAAGGTGGACGTACCACTTTCGTTGATACCACGCGCTTGTTGGCAGAGACCGACGCACAGTTAGTCGATGAGTGGCGTCGTGTTTCAATTACTTATCGTATTAAAGCCGTTGTACATTATGGCGGTGAAGTCACTTCTCCATTAATCATCCCTCATCCTAACGGCGTTGGGGAGATTATGCGCTATAACGAACTACCGACCGAAGGGGAGCGTTTCCTTAACCAGCATGCGCTGGAATATCATAATGTCACTCCGGAAGCGCAAAGCGCATTTAGCCAGACGCTACGGCAGCATTTGTACGATCCTCGTTATTATTATGCACATAAATGGCTACAGAGTGATGTTGTGATCGCCGACAACTTTTCGCTGCTGCATGGGCGTGAAGCCTTTACGGCTCATTCGGCTCGTCATCTGCAACGTGTGCATATTCAGGGCACTCCGGTTTGCGTGAATACTTGCATCGATAACGCGGCATAA
- a CDS encoding glycosyltransferase → MAHILMAAMATPGHVYPLLSIARYLVEQGNDVTLFSGALFREQAEAAGVGFIPFSDEIDFDYRHLEQHFPLRATLPPGNAQMALALKNFFAAPIPLLDRQLRDALEKTHADLLIIENCFYGVLPLLFSDSRPPVIAIGVTPLSYSTRDSVFYGPRIPPKLLPPDLSHEQLVDEETRELLNDVQHVFNDVMVQVGGEPLEQPFMDALISHCDRFLQLSTTELEYQRDDLPPSVRFIGPLSHHIAAGRVPQWWASDDSRPLIIVSQGTLANVDLQQLIGPTLRALADLPVRVLATTGGRSVDALQTSLPENAGVVSFLSYDDWLPKASILITNGGYGSINSALKDGVPLIVAGVGEDKQESAARVVFAKCGINLQTSTPSEQQIKQSVIEILESPGYLQHARWIQADYASHDAFALINAEINALVSQGRTA, encoded by the coding sequence ATGGCACATATTCTCATGGCGGCGATGGCAACGCCGGGACATGTTTATCCTTTGCTGAGCATCGCTCGCTATTTGGTTGAGCAGGGAAACGATGTCACGTTGTTTAGCGGCGCGTTGTTCCGTGAGCAGGCAGAGGCGGCTGGGGTTGGTTTTATTCCTTTTAGCGATGAAATTGATTTTGACTACAGGCACCTTGAGCAGCACTTCCCTCTGCGAGCTACGCTGCCACCGGGTAACGCGCAGATGGCTCTGGCGCTGAAGAATTTCTTTGCTGCACCGATTCCATTGCTGGATCGCCAATTGCGTGATGCGCTGGAAAAGACCCATGCCGACCTGCTCATCATTGAAAATTGTTTTTATGGTGTTTTGCCGCTGTTGTTTTCTGATTCGCGGCCGCCGGTTATTGCGATAGGCGTGACGCCGTTGTCCTATTCGACGCGAGATTCAGTTTTCTATGGGCCGCGCATTCCACCTAAATTGCTGCCGCCCGACCTGAGCCATGAACAACTGGTGGATGAAGAAACGCGCGAACTTTTGAACGACGTTCAGCACGTGTTTAATGATGTGATGGTGCAAGTGGGAGGAGAGCCGCTTGAGCAGCCTTTTATGGATGCGCTAATTAGCCATTGCGATCGTTTCTTGCAATTATCGACCACTGAGCTTGAGTATCAGCGGGATGATTTGCCACCGAGCGTGCGATTTATTGGCCCATTATCCCATCACATCGCAGCAGGGCGCGTTCCGCAATGGTGGGCATCAGATGACAGCCGGCCGCTTATTATCGTTTCACAAGGAACACTGGCGAATGTCGATCTCCAGCAGCTTATCGGGCCAACGCTGCGCGCCCTGGCGGATTTACCTGTCAGAGTGCTGGCGACCACGGGGGGGCGTTCGGTTGATGCACTGCAAACATCATTACCTGAAAATGCCGGAGTGGTCAGTTTCCTTTCTTATGATGACTGGCTGCCAAAGGCGTCGATATTGATCACCAATGGGGGATACGGCTCGATTAATTCCGCGCTGAAAGATGGCGTCCCATTAATTGTGGCTGGCGTTGGGGAAGATAAACAGGAAAGTGCCGCGCGCGTAGTATTTGCTAAATGTGGGATTAACTTACAAACCAGTACGCCGAGTGAACAGCAAATTAAGCAGTCTGTCATCGAAATATTGGAGAGCCCAGGCTATTTACAGCACGCAAGATGGATTCAGGCAGATTATGCAAGCCATGACGCATTTGCTCTGATTAACGCTGAGATTAATGCGCTAGTCAGCCAAGGGAGGACGGCATAG
- the grxB gene encoding glutaredoxin 2: protein MKLFIYEHCPFCVRARMIFGLKDLPVEQSVIMEGDIDTPTRMVGRKVVPILQKEDGSFMPESMDIVHYVDSKQVPLIADKPVDADIEAWCKSVSSAVFNLAVPRFTKADFKELSTPEARHAYLLREEKAFGDLDALIAKTPELIEEVKQKLDALEPRLANISAISTTDFILFPILLSLTIVKGIQFGPNVHAYLEHVSTASKVALLTDKAL, encoded by the coding sequence ATGAAACTTTTCATTTACGAACACTGCCCATTCTGTGTCAGAGCCAGAATGATTTTTGGTCTGAAAGATCTGCCTGTTGAGCAATCCGTCATTATGGAAGGCGACATTGACACACCAACGCGCATGGTGGGCCGCAAAGTGGTGCCGATCCTTCAGAAAGAAGATGGCAGCTTCATGCCGGAAAGTATGGATATCGTCCACTATGTCGACAGCAAGCAGGTGCCGTTAATCGCCGACAAGCCGGTTGATGCCGATATTGAGGCCTGGTGTAAGTCCGTTTCCAGCGCAGTATTTAACCTTGCGGTTCCCCGCTTCACGAAAGCCGATTTTAAAGAGCTTTCTACGCCAGAGGCACGTCATGCCTACCTTCTTCGCGAAGAAAAAGCTTTTGGCGATCTGGATGCATTGATAGCGAAAACGCCAGAACTGATTGAGGAAGTGAAGCAGAAACTTGATGCACTGGAACCACGTTTGGCAAATATTAGCGCCATTTCCACCACCGACTTTATTCTGTTCCCTATTTTACTGTCACTCACGATCGTGAAAGGGATACAGTTTGGCCCTAACGTCCACGCCTACCTTGAGCACGTATCAACAGCCAGCAAGGTCGCCTTGTTGACCGATAAAGCGCTGTAG
- a CDS encoding LysR family transcriptional regulator, giving the protein MDRLSALETFICVFETGSFSAASRRLGIGQPAVSKAIMQLEQQLATPLLIRSTRGLTPTEAGQYFYEQIAPALKMLGEAQDHVVSGNAAMSGRLRICAPVTFARLHIMPRLHEFMAEHPQLNVDVILDDRPIDLIAEGIDVALRLGEMKDSSLLAHRLASCTMRLLATPDYFSAHGIPVSPDALSAYPAVIYLQGERTDRWIFSQDGTQTTVFPNARIRVSAAEGVRATVLSGAGLAVASEWMFAPELESGQVITALDSWSLGKMDLWAVYPGGRMTSSRARVFTRFVQCLFC; this is encoded by the coding sequence ATGGATCGCCTGAGCGCGTTGGAAACATTTATCTGCGTTTTCGAAACGGGGTCGTTTTCCGCTGCGTCCCGTAGACTTGGTATTGGACAGCCTGCGGTTTCCAAGGCGATCATGCAGCTTGAACAACAATTGGCCACTCCGCTGTTGATTCGCTCTACCCGAGGGTTGACGCCAACGGAAGCCGGGCAGTATTTTTATGAGCAAATCGCTCCCGCGTTAAAGATGCTGGGAGAGGCTCAAGATCATGTGGTTAGCGGGAATGCTGCGATGTCCGGTCGGCTGCGCATTTGTGCGCCGGTTACCTTTGCCAGGCTGCACATTATGCCGCGACTCCATGAATTTATGGCCGAACATCCACAGCTAAACGTTGATGTCATTCTTGACGATCGTCCGATCGATCTGATTGCTGAAGGTATTGATGTGGCATTGCGTTTGGGCGAGATGAAGGATTCAAGCCTGCTCGCACATCGGCTGGCCTCGTGTACTATGCGCCTGTTGGCGACACCCGATTATTTTTCCGCTCATGGCATACCGGTTTCTCCTGATGCACTGTCTGCTTATCCTGCCGTTATCTATTTGCAGGGAGAGAGGACCGATCGCTGGATTTTTTCTCAAGATGGAACACAGACCACGGTATTCCCCAATGCGCGTATCCGTGTTTCTGCGGCGGAAGGTGTGCGTGCTACGGTGCTGTCCGGCGCAGGGCTGGCTGTGGCATCTGAATGGATGTTTGCACCAGAGCTTGAAAGCGGACAAGTTATCACTGCACTGGATTCATGGTCGCTGGGTAAGATGGATCTGTGGGCTGTCTACCCCGGAGGCCGCATGACATCATCTCGCGCCAGAGTTTTTACCCGCTTCGTTCAATGTCTCTTTTGCTGA
- a CDS encoding MFS transporter: MSTLSSEADVRTQHIPGKLLIFSMAAASGVSVANIYYNQPMLGVISESFTPNGAVSLMPTVTQLGYALGLLLLVPLGDKFDRRRLIVWQFLMLALASVFAALSTSVFSLLSASLLIGFGATAAQQIVPAAAALADVKQRGAIVGTVMSGLLSGILLSRTIAGVVAESAGWRAMFWLSVPLALAGAWTMARMLPAFPSNQTIRYSELMHSLVALWRSERTLRKATLIQALLFASFSAFWSVLALYLESGRFQMGAAAAGLFGAIGVAGIFAAPLAGRLVDRIGSRPVAIAGALLTLLSWGVFIGFDSIIGLIIGVVLLDLGVQSALIANQHVIYGLGEAVRGRINTVFMGGMFLGGAVGSSVAIVAWQQGGWMMVGGLAIVLAMMALLTALMKAKKA, encoded by the coding sequence ATGAGTACATTATCCAGCGAAGCCGATGTCAGAACACAGCATATTCCCGGCAAATTATTGATTTTCTCAATGGCGGCAGCCAGCGGTGTTTCTGTTGCCAATATTTATTACAACCAGCCGATGTTGGGCGTGATTAGCGAAAGTTTTACGCCGAATGGCGCGGTTTCGCTCATGCCGACGGTAACGCAATTAGGCTACGCACTCGGACTGCTGCTGCTGGTTCCCCTCGGTGATAAGTTTGATCGCCGTCGGCTAATTGTTTGGCAATTCTTGATGTTGGCACTGGCTTCTGTGTTTGCTGCGTTGTCGACATCGGTTTTTTCCTTGTTAAGTGCCTCATTGCTCATCGGTTTTGGTGCCACGGCGGCGCAGCAGATTGTTCCGGCTGCCGCAGCTCTCGCTGATGTGAAGCAGCGTGGCGCCATTGTCGGGACGGTGATGAGCGGGTTGCTAAGTGGGATTCTACTTAGCCGCACGATTGCGGGCGTGGTGGCGGAAAGTGCAGGCTGGCGTGCAATGTTCTGGCTGAGCGTGCCGCTGGCGCTGGCGGGCGCGTGGACGATGGCAAGAATGTTACCGGCTTTCCCATCGAATCAGACCATTCGTTACAGCGAACTCATGCATTCGCTGGTGGCGCTGTGGCGGAGTGAACGCACATTACGCAAAGCTACGCTGATTCAGGCGTTGTTGTTTGCATCGTTCAGCGCGTTCTGGAGTGTGCTTGCGCTGTATCTGGAAAGTGGGCGATTTCAAATGGGGGCTGCCGCAGCGGGGCTGTTTGGTGCGATCGGCGTGGCTGGTATTTTTGCGGCTCCGCTGGCCGGAAGATTGGTCGATAGAATCGGTAGCCGTCCAGTTGCGATCGCCGGAGCACTGCTGACGCTGCTGTCATGGGGGGTATTCATCGGCTTCGATTCTATTATTGGTCTGATTATTGGCGTTGTACTGCTCGATCTCGGCGTGCAAAGTGCGTTAATTGCCAATCAGCATGTGATTTACGGGCTTGGTGAGGCGGTCAGAGGCCGAATCAATACCGTATTTATGGGCGGTATGTTTCTGGGCGGTGCTGTTGGTTCCTCCGTTGCAATAGTGGCCTGGCAGCAGGGGGGATGGATGATGGTCGGGGGGCTTGCCATCGTGTTGGCAATGATGGCACTGCTGACCGCGCTGATGAAAGCGAAAAAGGCATAA
- a CDS encoding sensor domain-containing diguanylate cyclase, whose protein sequence is MKIKKRFPVNLRSLILSLAIISMIVTLTNAYIAVYNVQKKLITDQILNSNLNYSTKLAATTEGFLSSAQQELAYSATSMADSFSDDDALLEKSEQTFRMSQSFNSVFVADSQNRIHTVYPTSLNLKGSTLASDASKLALAEQKPLISQPYISVTGNLIVLVSSPIKDKQGNYLGYIGGTIYLKSKSVLNEFMNTHFYNDYSSVYVIDKNGIVLYHQDKQWVGKPVTDEKIKKAFQNKKSGTLSIPDMRGTPSLAGFDTVKSSDWVIITLHPYQNVLDSLNSVMRSVLYEGAPVMALTLIALTLLAFSIANPLRLLAVSASKMEEPDVIEKIKKVPSWYFEVDQLKRVILFGTVLLHKRIGKLSLQAHTDPLTGLLNRRGIYENVELILSKSNQVAAIVIDIDHFKRVNDTYGHNVGDDVIRLLADNIKQGSRESDLICRTGGEEFLALLPDTDMKQAAEIAERLRKKVEKMPLPIPENITISLGVTCFTPGTEQIDSVLKTADDALYQAKHEGRNRVVTKIVPDRSIKNDTE, encoded by the coding sequence ATGAAAATAAAAAAGCGGTTCCCAGTCAATTTACGTTCACTCATTTTATCCCTTGCGATTATCAGTATGATCGTTACGCTGACGAATGCTTATATCGCCGTTTATAATGTACAAAAAAAGCTCATTACCGATCAGATACTTAACTCAAACCTTAATTACTCCACCAAATTGGCGGCAACCACAGAAGGGTTTTTATCTTCCGCACAGCAAGAGTTGGCTTACAGCGCAACATCGATGGCGGATAGTTTTAGTGACGATGATGCGCTGCTGGAGAAAAGTGAGCAGACCTTCCGCATGAGTCAAAGTTTTAATTCTGTTTTCGTTGCAGACAGCCAGAACCGCATACACACGGTTTACCCAACGTCACTCAACCTGAAAGGCAGTACGCTGGCCTCAGATGCCAGCAAGCTCGCGCTAGCGGAACAAAAGCCGTTAATTAGCCAGCCTTATATTTCCGTTACAGGAAATCTCATCGTGCTGGTTTCTTCCCCCATCAAAGATAAACAAGGTAATTATCTTGGCTACATCGGCGGAACCATTTATTTAAAAAGTAAAAGCGTGTTGAACGAGTTCATGAATACCCATTTCTATAACGATTACTCCAGCGTTTATGTCATCGATAAAAACGGAATTGTTCTCTACCATCAGGATAAACAGTGGGTCGGTAAGCCCGTCACCGACGAGAAAATCAAGAAAGCCTTTCAGAACAAGAAGAGTGGAACCCTCTCCATACCCGATATGCGCGGCACACCGTCACTGGCGGGATTTGATACGGTGAAATCATCCGATTGGGTTATCATTACCTTACATCCCTATCAAAATGTGCTCGATTCACTTAACAGCGTCATGCGCTCCGTCTTATACGAAGGCGCACCGGTGATGGCATTAACGCTGATTGCACTCACCCTGCTTGCCTTCTCTATTGCCAACCCTTTGCGCTTGCTGGCCGTTTCTGCCAGTAAAATGGAGGAGCCTGACGTCATTGAAAAAATCAAGAAAGTTCCCTCTTGGTATTTTGAGGTTGATCAGCTAAAACGCGTCATTCTTTTCGGTACTGTGCTGTTGCACAAGCGGATCGGCAAACTGAGTTTGCAAGCCCACACCGACCCGCTCACTGGGTTACTCAATCGACGTGGTATCTATGAAAATGTTGAACTCATTCTGTCAAAAAGCAATCAGGTTGCCGCTATCGTGATTGATATCGATCATTTCAAACGCGTCAATGACACCTATGGGCACAATGTCGGCGATGACGTCATCAGACTGTTGGCTGACAACATAAAGCAAGGCTCACGGGAATCCGATCTGATTTGTCGCACGGGTGGAGAGGAGTTCCTGGCGCTCCTACCCGATACGGACATGAAGCAAGCCGCCGAGATTGCCGAGCGGCTGCGTAAAAAAGTTGAAAAAATGCCGCTGCCAATTCCTGAAAACATCACGATTTCATTAGGCGTCACCTGTTTTACTCCAGGAACGGAACAGATCGATAGCGTCTTAAAAACTGCCGATGACGCCCTCTATCAGGCCAAGCATGAAGGCAGAAACCGGGTCGTTACCAAAATAGTCCCCGATCGTTCAATCAAAAACGACACGGAATAG